From Flavipsychrobacter sp., a single genomic window includes:
- a CDS encoding rod shape-determining protein — MGLFNFLTQEIAIDLGTANTLVIHNGQVVVDQPSIVAIDRATNKIVAVGKQAMMMHEKTHENLKTIRPLKDGVIADFNAAEGMLREMIKLVHTKKRPLFPPSWRMVICIPSSITEVEKRAVRDSAEQAGAKEVYMIHEPMAAALGIGIDVEEPTGNMIIDIGGGTTGISVIALAGIVCDQSIRIAGDEFTGDIMEAMRRYHSLMIGERTAEQIKIHVGSALKELDNPPEDIAVNGRDLVTGIPKQIMVSYQEVAEALDKSIFKIEEAILKALESTPPELAADIYRRGLYLTGGGALLRGLDKRISQKIKLPVQVTDDPLRAVVRGTGMALKNIPKMPFLMK; from the coding sequence ATGGGTTTGTTTAACTTCTTAACACAGGAAATCGCGATCGATCTAGGCACAGCCAACACCCTCGTGATACATAATGGACAAGTAGTGGTGGATCAGCCATCGATTGTTGCCATAGACCGTGCAACTAATAAAATAGTTGCCGTTGGTAAACAGGCAATGATGATGCATGAAAAAACACACGAAAATCTTAAAACAATTCGCCCGTTAAAAGACGGTGTTATTGCCGACTTTAATGCTGCTGAAGGTATGCTAAGGGAAATGATAAAACTGGTGCATACTAAAAAGCGTCCATTATTTCCTCCTAGCTGGCGTATGGTTATCTGTATTCCTTCTAGTATTACAGAAGTTGAAAAACGTGCCGTAAGAGACTCTGCCGAACAAGCAGGTGCAAAAGAAGTATACATGATACACGAACCAATGGCTGCTGCACTTGGTATAGGTATTGACGTAGAAGAACCTACTGGTAATATGATCATTGACATAGGTGGTGGTACTACTGGTATTTCTGTAATTGCACTGGCAGGTATCGTATGCGACCAGTCAATAAGAATAGCAGGTGACGAATTTACCGGAGATATTATGGAAGCTATGCGTAGATATCATAGCTTGATGATAGGTGAGCGTACTGCTGAACAAATAAAAATTCATGTGGGCTCGGCCCTTAAAGAGTTGGACAATCCACCGGAAGACATAGCTGTAAACGGACGTGACTTGGTAACCGGTATTCCAAAACAAATCATGGTGTCTTACCAAGAAGTTGCCGAAGCTTTGGATAAATCTATCTTCAAAATTGAAGAAGCAATTCTTAAAGCACTGGAAAGTACTCCTCCCGAACTAGCTGCTGATATTTACAGACGTGGCTTGTACCTTACTGGTGGTGGTGCATTACTTCGTGGTTTGGACAAACGTATTTCTCAGAAGATAAAATTACCGGTACAAGTAACTGATGATCCGCTACGTGCTGTTGTAAGAGGTACAGGTATGGCACTGAAGAACATACCTAAGATGCCTTTCTTAATGAAATAA
- the mreC gene encoding rod shape-determining protein MreC has protein sequence MRNFLLFIRRFSNLLLFLIVEIACVILIARTNTIQGNDIMSSANIIIGGVYQKQDDVAHYFALRRMNDSLLNENIKLRTQIAAYNSVDTLKDFNVNQAVVSEEDTSNKTITYANYKFRTARVINNSITAANNYITINRGSNSGIKKDMAVVSGNGVVGRVVNVSSKFATVLSVLSVKQQVSAKLKDGTFGYVVWKGRNADRLTMKDVPQQIKVAVGDSVFTTSYSFFPANVLIGVVVKKEMQENNNLQLLHLKTATSFRNLQYVYIIENKNLEERKQLEDTRAK, from the coding sequence GTGCGCAATTTTCTTTTATTCATTCGCCGCTTTTCTAATCTGTTACTGTTCTTGATAGTAGAAATTGCATGTGTTATTCTTATAGCACGTACTAATACTATTCAAGGTAATGATATTATGAGCTCAGCCAACATTATTATTGGAGGTGTATACCAAAAGCAAGATGATGTTGCTCATTACTTTGCGCTAAGAAGAATGAACGATAGTTTATTAAATGAGAACATTAAACTACGTACACAAATAGCTGCCTATAATAGTGTAGATACTCTTAAAGACTTCAATGTAAACCAAGCAGTAGTATCAGAAGAGGATACCTCTAACAAAACGATCACTTATGCTAACTATAAGTTCCGAACTGCCAGGGTAATCAATAATTCGATCACTGCAGCTAATAACTATATCACTATAAATAGAGGTAGTAATAGCGGTATCAAAAAAGACATGGCAGTAGTATCGGGCAATGGAGTTGTAGGTAGGGTTGTAAATGTTTCTTCAAAGTTTGCAACGGTTTTATCGGTACTAAGTGTGAAACAACAGGTAAGTGCTAAACTAAAAGATGGCACTTTTGGTTATGTAGTTTGGAAGGGTAGAAATGCTGATAGGTTAACGATGAAAGATGTACCACAACAAATAAAAGTGGCAGTAGGCGATTCTGTTTTTACCACCAGCTATTCTTTCTTTCCGGCAAATGTGCTGATAGGGGTTGTGGTTAAAAAAGAAATGCAAGAGAATAACAACCTCCAATTATTACACTTAAAAACTGCTACTAGTTTTAGAAATTTACAGTACGTATATATAATAGAAAATAAAAACTTAGAAGAACGAAAGCAACTGGAAGATACCAGAGCCAAATAA
- the serC gene encoding 3-phosphoserine/phosphohydroxythreonine transaminase, which translates to MSKLKINFNAGPAALPQEVLEEAAQAVLNYNNTGVSILSMPHRGKDFSAILEESKTLVRALCGVGDEYEVLWLQGGGRLQFAMTPMNFLGADETAGYIDSGSWSSAAIEYANYYGKVKVLTSSKDKNYTELPDWPDNNSQKDLAYIHCTTNNTIYGTQWKDIPASTVPVIADMSSDIFSRKISFTNCAMFYAVAQKNIGPAGATLVVVRKDMLQHIKRAIPSILDYNLYAEKNSVLNTPPVFAIYTSMLVLRWIKERGLDSIEKDNRRKAALLYKEVERNSLFRTEVKEEDRSMMNVCFLPVDELMRKPFIGFCEERNITGIAGHRSVGGFRVSLYNAITIQDVEQLVAVMQEFEQKHSK; encoded by the coding sequence ATGTCAAAATTGAAGATCAATTTTAATGCGGGACCGGCAGCCCTCCCTCAAGAGGTTTTAGAAGAGGCAGCACAAGCAGTATTGAATTATAACAATACAGGGGTATCCATACTTAGTATGCCGCATAGGGGTAAGGATTTCAGTGCCATATTGGAAGAGTCCAAAACATTGGTAAGAGCGCTTTGCGGTGTAGGTGATGAGTATGAAGTGCTTTGGCTACAAGGTGGTGGGCGCTTACAGTTTGCTATGACGCCAATGAACTTTCTAGGTGCTGACGAAACTGCAGGATATATAGATAGTGGTTCTTGGTCGTCGGCAGCAATAGAGTATGCCAACTACTATGGTAAAGTAAAAGTATTGACCTCTTCGAAAGACAAGAACTATACGGAACTACCAGATTGGCCAGATAATAATAGCCAGAAAGACTTAGCCTATATACACTGCACTACCAACAATACTATTTATGGTACACAGTGGAAAGATATACCAGCTTCCACAGTACCAGTTATTGCTGATATGAGTAGCGATATATTCAGTAGAAAAATATCATTTACTAATTGTGCTATGTTTTATGCAGTAGCTCAAAAGAATATTGGCCCTGCGGGGGCTACGCTGGTAGTAGTTCGTAAGGATATGCTGCAACATATAAAAAGAGCAATTCCTTCTATATTAGATTACAATCTTTATGCAGAGAAAAACTCTGTATTGAATACGCCACCCGTATTTGCGATATACACATCGATGCTGGTATTGAGATGGATAAAGGAAAGAGGGCTGGACAGTATAGAAAAAGATAACCGAAGAAAAGCAGCGCTTTTATATAAGGAAGTAGAACGAAATTCGTTATTTCGCACAGAGGTGAAGGAGGAAGATAGAAGCATGATGAATGTTTGTTTCTTACCGGTGGATGAGCTGATGAGAAAACCATTCATTGGTTTTTGTGAAGAGCGAAACATAACGGGCATTGCAGGGCACCGATCGGTAGGTGGTTTTAGAGTATCGCTGTATAATGCGATAACCATACAAGATGTAGAACAGCTGGTGGCTGTGATGCAGGAATTTGAACAAAAGCACAGTAAATAA
- a CDS encoding DUF502 domain-containing protein produces the protein MRRILSISVRSFLQGLLILSPIAVTAYIIYTVFDSIDSLIPEMPRGIGFISIIAVITLIGYLGTRFLLGRILFEAFDYLMQHIPGIKFLYTSIKEIMVSFVGDKKKFTKPVWIRTNNDPEVWRIGFLTQENMDFADFEDKVAVYLPHAYAVSGWVVVVESHNIKPVTGMSAAQAMKFAVSGGVTSLEEEQNVKIEDQF, from the coding sequence ATGCGTAGAATTTTATCTATATCAGTTCGTTCGTTTCTACAGGGGTTGTTGATACTTAGCCCCATAGCGGTAACGGCGTATATTATCTATACCGTGTTTGATAGTATAGATAGTCTGATACCTGAAATGCCCAGAGGCATTGGGTTTATTTCTATTATCGCCGTTATTACACTTATTGGTTATTTAGGAACCCGTTTCTTACTAGGCCGTATTCTTTTTGAGGCATTTGATTATTTAATGCAGCATATACCAGGCATTAAGTTTTTGTATACTTCTATTAAAGAGATCATGGTCTCTTTTGTAGGAGATAAGAAGAAGTTCACAAAGCCCGTATGGATACGCACTAATAATGACCCTGAAGTATGGCGTATCGGTTTCCTGACACAAGAAAATATGGACTTTGCCGACTTTGAGGATAAAGTAGCCGTTTACTTGCCGCATGCCTATGCCGTATCGGGCTGGGTAGTAGTGGTGGAAAGCCATAATATAAAACCTGTTACGGGTATGTCAGCAGCTCAGGCTATGAAGTTTGCCGTAAGTGGTGGTGTCACAAGTTTGGAAGAAGAACAAAATGTCAAAATTGAAGATCAATTTTAA
- a CDS encoding acyloxyacyl hydrolase, with protein sequence MKPYFLVLLLMFGGMHSSLAQTNKPWSGFGIEVNASMGKMIRHTPKFPKQLPNVVTNYELNFIQQTYGRKAWQQRRKFPVVGFAVGYTDYGIDSIYGKCISLYPNLQIPIIKSDKIEWTIRAGFGIAYMTKYFRRYPSFDTVNTAIGGALNNFTHFTTDLRYRINQNLDIQLGANFYHVSNASFKIPNLGINTYGAHVGFRYFPTTSTPENIERRLKPLKNRWLAQARLGYTTRQYTAADGPDYPIYMLTLYASKRYWSKNKLLLGADYTFHSEVYQFLKNNEIEVGKEKDNSWRASLFVGNEFLVGRVGIIFQLGYYIKNVYITEDSFYEKLGGNFYIVQKEQGVLKELFLSTLLKTHAEKAELVEVGLGFGF encoded by the coding sequence ATGAAGCCTTACTTTCTTGTACTATTATTGATGTTTGGAGGTATGCACTCTAGCCTAGCTCAAACCAACAAACCTTGGAGTGGCTTTGGTATAGAAGTAAATGCCAGTATGGGTAAAATGATACGTCATACCCCTAAGTTCCCTAAACAGCTACCTAATGTGGTGACCAATTACGAACTCAATTTTATACAACAAACCTATGGGCGCAAAGCATGGCAGCAACGTAGAAAGTTTCCTGTAGTAGGCTTTGCTGTAGGTTATACGGATTATGGTATCGACTCTATTTACGGGAAATGCATCAGCCTTTACCCCAACCTGCAAATACCCATTATAAAAAGCGACAAAATAGAGTGGACCATTAGAGCTGGGTTTGGAATAGCCTATATGACAAAATATTTTCGCAGATACCCTTCCTTCGATACTGTAAACACAGCCATAGGTGGCGCACTGAATAACTTCACACATTTTACTACCGATCTACGATATCGTATTAATCAAAACTTGGATATACAACTAGGTGCCAATTTTTATCATGTTTCCAATGCGTCTTTTAAAATTCCCAACTTGGGTATCAATACCTATGGAGCACATGTAGGTTTTAGATATTTCCCTACTACTTCTACCCCTGAAAATATAGAACGCAGGCTGAAACCACTAAAAAATAGATGGTTGGCACAAGCACGTTTGGGTTATACTACCCGCCAGTATACTGCTGCCGATGGACCAGACTACCCAATATATATGCTAACGCTTTATGCGAGCAAACGCTATTGGAGCAAGAACAAATTATTATTAGGTGCCGACTATACTTTCCATAGCGAGGTCTATCAGTTTCTGAAAAACAACGAAATTGAGGTGGGCAAGGAAAAAGATAACTCCTGGCGTGCCAGCCTTTTTGTAGGTAATGAGTTTCTAGTAGGCAGGGTAGGTATTATATTTCAGCTGGGCTACTATATTAAAAATGTATATATAACGGAAGACTCCTTCTATGAAAAGCTTGGAGGTAACTTCTATATCGTACAAAAGGAGCAAGGTGTATTAAAAGAGCTTTTCTTATCTACACTTTTGAAAACCCATGCTGAAAAAGCGGAACTAGTAGAAGTCGGTCTAGGATTTGGTTTTTAG
- a CDS encoding aldo/keto reductase, translating to MEYRIMGKTGLQLSALSYGSWVTFAKQIDDSVSDRLMSIAYDNGVNFFDNAEVYSKGESEKMMGRVLKSKNWERSSYVVSSKVFFGWHGGDTNKPNQKGLSRKHIVEACHEALVRLQVDYLDLYYCHRPDKQTPIEEVVWTMNHLIQQGKILYWGTSEWSAAEIMEAHMVARDLRLIGPSVEQPQYNLFERQKMEVDYYTIFKNIGMGTTIWSPLASGLLTGKYNDGIPEGSRLGLEGFEWLKDRTLSEARLNSVKELGKVAGDLGTSLATLSIAWCIRNPNVTTAILGATKESQLTENLKALDVLPKLTDEVMERIDEIMGTKPTMPLF from the coding sequence ATGGAATATAGAATAATGGGCAAAACGGGTTTGCAACTGAGTGCTTTATCTTATGGTTCTTGGGTCACCTTTGCCAAACAGATAGATGATAGCGTATCAGACAGGTTGATGAGTATTGCCTATGATAATGGTGTAAACTTCTTTGATAATGCAGAAGTGTACTCTAAGGGGGAAAGTGAAAAGATGATGGGGCGTGTGCTAAAGAGTAAAAACTGGGAGCGTTCTTCTTATGTGGTATCCAGCAAGGTGTTCTTTGGCTGGCACGGGGGCGATACCAACAAGCCCAACCAAAAAGGGTTGAGCCGCAAGCATATTGTTGAGGCTTGCCACGAGGCACTAGTGCGTTTACAAGTAGATTATCTGGACTTGTACTACTGCCACCGCCCTGATAAACAAACCCCTATAGAAGAAGTGGTATGGACGATGAACCATCTTATCCAACAAGGTAAGATCCTTTATTGGGGTACTAGTGAGTGGAGTGCAGCAGAAATAATGGAAGCCCATATGGTGGCTCGCGACTTGCGTTTGATAGGCCCAAGTGTGGAGCAACCACAATACAACCTATTTGAGCGCCAAAAAATGGAGGTGGATTATTACACCATATTCAAGAATATAGGCATGGGTACTACTATTTGGAGTCCTTTGGCTTCTGGCTTACTTACAGGTAAGTATAATGATGGTATTCCTGAAGGGTCTAGATTGGGTTTAGAAGGTTTTGAGTGGCTAAAAGACCGCACATTAAGTGAAGCTCGTTTGAATAGTGTAAAAGAACTGGGTAAAGTAGCAGGTGATCTAGGTACTTCTTTGGCAACACTATCTATTGCATGGTGCATCCGCAACCCTAATGTAACTACAGCTATACTGGGCGCTACTAAAGAGTCGCAGCTTACAGAAAACCTAAAGGCGCTGGATGTTTTACCAAAATTGACCGATGAGGTGATGGAAAGGATTGACGAGATAATGGGTACTAAACCCACCATGCCGTTGTTCTAA
- a CDS encoding DUF1015 family protein translates to MAKISPFKGLRPKQELAEQVATLPYDVVNVAEARAYKDQPHHFYHVTRSEIDLPEGTDVHTQAVYDKAKENLDKMIADGVMVYDEKPCYYIYKLVMNGRAQTGLICGSSVEDYNNGIVKKHEFTRPVKENDRINHIKTTRAQTGIVFLAYRDQADINQIIEQWKDSNEPTNDFTTEDGIQHTFWVVDDEATVAMITDIFDREVPATYIADGHHRAASGAKVRAALEAEGTADERSHYFVTCIFPESQLLIIDYNRVVKDLKGMSTEEFINALKEDFDVSEPMGKTQYKPEQLHDFGLYIDGNWYKLVAKEGTYTNDPIGVLDVSILQNNVLTKHLDIDDPRTNDRVDFVGGIRGLGELEKRVDSGDVAAAFACYPVSIQQLFDIADSGEVMPPKSTWFEPKIRDGLVVYMI, encoded by the coding sequence ATGGCAAAGATTTCCCCTTTCAAAGGGTTAAGACCAAAACAAGAACTGGCAGAACAAGTAGCTACACTACCCTACGATGTGGTAAATGTAGCAGAGGCAAGAGCCTATAAAGATCAGCCACATCATTTTTATCATGTTACCCGTTCTGAAATAGATCTACCTGAAGGTACAGACGTGCACACACAAGCGGTGTACGACAAGGCAAAAGAGAACTTGGATAAAATGATAGCTGATGGTGTGATGGTATATGACGAGAAGCCATGCTATTATATCTATAAGTTGGTCATGAATGGTCGTGCGCAAACAGGTTTGATCTGTGGCTCATCTGTAGAGGACTATAACAATGGTATCGTTAAGAAGCACGAGTTTACTCGTCCTGTAAAAGAGAACGACCGTATCAACCACATCAAAACTACACGTGCGCAAACTGGTATCGTTTTCTTGGCATATAGAGACCAAGCCGATATCAACCAAATAATTGAGCAGTGGAAAGATAGCAACGAGCCTACGAACGACTTTACTACTGAGGATGGTATACAGCATACCTTCTGGGTGGTAGACGATGAGGCTACAGTGGCTATGATCACTGATATATTCGATAGAGAAGTGCCAGCTACTTATATTGCTGATGGTCATCACCGTGCGGCATCTGGGGCTAAGGTTCGTGCTGCTCTAGAAGCAGAAGGTACAGCAGATGAGCGTAGTCATTACTTCGTGACTTGTATTTTCCCTGAAAGCCAGTTGTTGATTATCGATTATAACCGTGTAGTGAAAGACTTGAAGGGTATGAGTACCGAAGAGTTTATCAACGCGCTGAAAGAAGACTTTGACGTATCGGAGCCAATGGGCAAAACACAATACAAGCCAGAGCAACTGCACGACTTTGGTCTGTATATAGATGGCAACTGGTATAAGCTGGTAGCTAAAGAAGGTACGTATACCAACGACCCGATAGGCGTGCTGGATGTGAGCATCTTGCAAAACAACGTATTGACCAAACACCTAGATATTGACGACCCGCGTACGAACGACCGTGTAGATTTTGTAGGTGGTATTCGTGGATTGGGCGAGTTGGAGAAGCGTGTGGATAGTGGAGATGTAGCAGCAGCCTTTGCTTGCTACCCGGTAAGCATCCAACAACTATTTGACATAGCTGATAGCGGAGAAGTGATGCCACCAAAGAGCACTTGGTTTGAACCAAAAATCAGAGATGGTTTAGTGGTGTATATGATATAA
- a CDS encoding sulfite exporter TauE/SafE family protein, translating into MDYFLISLVALIGSGLTLFSGFGLGTILVPVFALFFPIEIAIALTAVVHFLNNIFKLALLGKHADKSVVLRFGIPAFLAAFLGAKALLLFADLPALYNYSIGARALSIEPVKLVVAILIIIFAVLELLPSFSKVTFDKKYLPLGGLLSGFFGGLSGHQGALRSMFLIKAGLTKEAYIATGVVIAMIIDISRMIVYVSIFKSLQGDLNYSLLAVVTLCAFAGAYIGNKLVKKITIETLHTIVAVMLLIIAVLLGMGII; encoded by the coding sequence ATGGACTACTTCCTTATTAGTTTGGTTGCCTTGATAGGCTCGGGACTGACGCTGTTCTCCGGCTTTGGCTTGGGTACAATATTAGTACCAGTGTTTGCGCTATTCTTCCCTATTGAGATAGCCATCGCACTCACAGCAGTAGTTCATTTCCTGAATAATATCTTCAAGCTGGCATTGTTGGGCAAGCATGCCGATAAGTCGGTGGTCTTACGTTTTGGTATCCCTGCTTTTCTCGCTGCATTTTTAGGGGCTAAGGCACTACTACTTTTTGCTGACCTTCCTGCATTGTATAACTATAGCATAGGTGCGAGGGCTTTGAGCATAGAACCTGTAAAACTAGTGGTGGCAATACTCATTATCATCTTTGCGGTGTTAGAACTACTGCCTAGTTTTTCAAAAGTTACCTTCGATAAAAAGTATTTACCATTGGGTGGATTGTTGAGTGGGTTCTTTGGTGGGCTGTCGGGTCATCAAGGGGCATTGCGTAGTATGTTCCTCATCAAAGCAGGCTTGACCAAGGAGGCCTATATTGCTACAGGGGTGGTTATTGCGATGATCATAGACATCTCCAGAATGATCGTCTATGTCAGCATCTTCAAGTCACTACAAGGCGATCTTAATTATAGTTTACTGGCGGTAGTAACACTCTGTGCCTTTGCGGGAGCTTACATTGGTAATAAGCTGGTGAAGAAAATCACTATTGAGACATTGCATACTATTGTTGCTGTTATGTTGCTGATAATAGCGGTGTTATTAGGTATGGGCATAATATAA
- a CDS encoding KpsF/GutQ family sugar-phosphate isomerase, with protein sequence MSSNNNIKQLAIDTIDMEAKSVENLKGFVNDEFVTVVELIHNSKGRVVITGIGKSAVIAQKIVATLNSTGTPALFMHAADAIHGDLGMIQENDVVVIISKSGESPEIKVLIPFIKNFGNKVVALCGNEQSYLAKSADYWINSTVSQEACPNNLAPTTSTTAQLVMGDALAVCLLSLKGFTAEDFARFHPGGALGKRMYLRVEDLCRANECPAVREDASIKEIIYEISNKRLGATAVTKGDELLGIITDGDIRRMLEKGVDTNELKATDILSSNPKTIDQNELAAVALEMIRKNNITQIVVTNEGKYVGMVHLHDLIREGLI encoded by the coding sequence ATGTCTTCCAATAACAACATAAAGCAGCTAGCCATAGATACCATTGATATGGAGGCCAAGTCTGTAGAAAACCTAAAAGGTTTTGTGAATGATGAATTTGTAACGGTAGTAGAGTTGATACACAATTCTAAAGGGCGTGTGGTGATTACAGGTATTGGCAAAAGTGCTGTTATTGCTCAGAAGATAGTTGCTACATTAAACTCTACGGGCACGCCGGCCCTGTTTATGCATGCTGCAGATGCCATACATGGAGACTTGGGCATGATCCAAGAGAATGATGTTGTAGTTATTATTTCAAAAAGTGGCGAAAGCCCTGAAATAAAAGTGTTGATACCTTTTATTAAGAATTTTGGTAATAAAGTGGTAGCACTTTGTGGTAATGAACAGTCGTATTTGGCTAAGAGTGCTGATTATTGGATAAACAGTACAGTTTCGCAAGAGGCATGCCCCAATAACTTAGCGCCTACAACCAGCACTACTGCTCAATTGGTGATGGGAGACGCTTTGGCGGTTTGCCTGTTAAGTCTGAAAGGGTTTACTGCGGAAGACTTTGCCCGTTTCCACCCTGGTGGTGCTTTGGGTAAGCGTATGTATTTAAGGGTTGAGGACCTTTGCAGGGCTAATGAGTGTCCTGCCGTAAGAGAAGACGCATCAATAAAAGAGATCATCTACGAAATCTCTAATAAAAGATTGGGCGCTACAGCTGTGACTAAGGGAGATGAACTCTTGGGTATTATAACAGATGGTGATATAAGACGTATGCTAGAAAAAGGTGTTGACACCAATGAGCTTAAAGCGACAGATATACTTTCTAGCAACCCCAAAACCATAGACCAAAACGAGTTAGCGGCCGTGGCACTAGAAATGATACGTAAGAATAATATTACGCAGATAGTGGTTACCAACGAAGGTAAATATGTGGGGATGGTACATCTACACGATCTTATTCGTGAAGGGCTTATCTAA
- a CDS encoding glycosyltransferase family 1 protein: MSPLMRIGVNTRLLLKDKLEGIGWFTYRTLERIVKQHPEHEFIFFFDRNYDPSFVFADNVTPVVVRPQARHPFLFYAWLEWSIPFMLKKHKVDVFLSPDGFGSLSTKVPTCIVIHDLAFEHYPEHLKFSHRLYWQRYSPLFARKAKRIVTVSTYSKEDISKRYRIAPEKIDVSYNGAHDEYQPLSWQEKEKVKEQYAEGCEYFVFAGALHPRKNIVNLLKAFMAFKERQRSDMKLVIVGRMAWKYEEVIEMKENMPFKDDVKWVGYMNVDELSKVIGGAYAMVYASLFEGFGIPILEALKCNVPAIVSNTSSMPEVVGEAGLLVDPEDHFDIAAKMEQLYKDENLRAQLIKKAPEQVEKFTWERAANVLWENVEKAAKNAD; encoded by the coding sequence TTGTCGCCACTTATGCGCATTGGTGTCAATACCAGGTTATTACTAAAGGACAAGTTAGAAGGTATCGGGTGGTTTACCTATCGCACGTTGGAGCGAATAGTAAAGCAGCATCCTGAGCATGAGTTTATTTTCTTCTTTGATAGAAACTACGACCCCTCTTTTGTTTTTGCAGATAATGTAACTCCGGTAGTTGTTCGTCCGCAGGCAAGACACCCTTTTCTTTTTTATGCATGGCTGGAGTGGAGCATCCCCTTTATGTTGAAGAAGCATAAAGTAGATGTGTTTTTATCTCCTGACGGTTTTGGCTCGCTAAGTACTAAAGTGCCAACTTGTATCGTTATACACGATCTGGCTTTTGAACATTACCCGGAGCATTTAAAATTTAGTCACCGTTTATATTGGCAACGATATAGTCCTCTTTTTGCAAGGAAAGCAAAAAGGATCGTTACCGTATCTACCTACTCCAAAGAAGACATCAGCAAACGATATAGAATAGCGCCCGAAAAAATAGATGTTTCTTACAACGGTGCACATGATGAATACCAGCCTTTGTCTTGGCAAGAGAAAGAGAAGGTAAAGGAGCAATATGCGGAAGGTTGTGAATACTTTGTATTTGCAGGAGCATTGCATCCAAGAAAAAACATCGTCAACCTATTGAAAGCATTTATGGCTTTTAAAGAGCGCCAACGATCAGATATGAAATTAGTTATCGTTGGGCGTATGGCATGGAAGTATGAGGAAGTGATAGAGATGAAAGAGAATATGCCTTTCAAGGATGATGTGAAATGGGTAGGCTATATGAATGTGGATGAGCTGTCTAAAGTAATAGGTGGCGCATACGCTATGGTTTATGCTTCTTTGTTTGAAGGTTTTGGTATCCCAATTCTTGAAGCATTGAAATGTAATGTGCCGGCTATAGTAAGCAATACTTCTTCTATGCCAGAAGTGGTAGGCGAGGCAGGGTTATTGGTAGATCCTGAAGATCATTTTGATATTGCTGCTAAGATGGAGCAATTGTATAAAGATGAAAACCTAAGAGCACAACTAATCAAGAAAGCACCGGAGCAAGTAGAAAAATTTACTTGGGAGCGTGCTGCTAATGTGCTTTGGGAAAATGTTGAAAAGGCAGCAAAAAATGCCGACTAA